From the Primulina tabacum isolate GXHZ01 chromosome 3, ASM2559414v2, whole genome shotgun sequence genome, one window contains:
- the LOC142538860 gene encoding uncharacterized protein LOC142538860: MALLAFCWLIIELKIIPNGFLKWFYLSFYIHPLFLFFCQIFLWLNELQKWVLLLILLPFKITLFITLSISKFLKRLAVILFSFAITKSKIFEFFADQVDQQDGGHVSLQEFESGAATDRNTSDRSSTLLIANRPQLIRNSGRKRRANLAQPELQSSRTSWLNEFLLSDYYTKYVSTHYSDNAGNLSSHGQKDSLSDTDILHPNINQGFSLILQDFEPRLFLDEEMLSMSYGGEDLPHPTPDVASDLSQTNGLVDEYSPSPCSSDSPIVPLEQEQQLSSKVLEKDAYSCSFNQKYTERMRWFEVLYHDRLCGIRHSIQHMINPSAKNSRQKILRSLESDLELVYVAKLCLIWEALHYQYRKVESLAALSDDILLFHADISEKFQKFRIILERFMEGEKCHEDKKYLDFICDRISFKGLLLIPDVTGCVKKEENMRMVGEVMMKANEVLKAIEKCTQVFRLYVERDHKKEKKYVRRIFKEISWRTRPPVEDPRDLHLLYDLTNALRKKLRLLNGMQAKNKCWFRRRVKPVQEESDDKNMDLVFGTIDLELVRKVTKMPTISTSHLTWCQHKLSNVEFKQGRIFRTPTTCLFPSS, translated from the exons ATGGCTTTGTTAGCATTTTGTTGGTTGATTATTGAGCTTAAAATCATCCCAAATGGATTCTTGAAGTGGTTTTACTTGAGCTTTTACATCCATCCCTTGTTCTTGTTCTTTTGCCAGATTTTTCTATGGCTGAATGAACTGCAAAAGTGGGTTTTACTCTTAATCCTTTTACCTTTCAAAATCACCCTTTTTATAACATTATCGATCTCCAAGTTCTTGAAGAGGCTTGCAGTCATTTTGTTCTCCTTTGCAATAACAAAGAGCAAGATATTTGAATTCTTTGCGGATCAGGTCGATCAGCAAGATGGTGGTCATGTCAGTTTACAGGAGTTTGAATCAGGAGCTGCTACTGATCGTAACACTAGTGACCGTAGTTCTACACTACTGATTGCGAATCGACCTCAGTTAATACGGAATTCTGGTCGAAAACGGAGAGCCAACTTAGCACAGCCCGAGCTTCAATCCAGTAGAACTTCATGGTTGAATGAATTTTTGTTGTCTGATTACTACACCAAGTATGTATCAACACATTACTCGGATAACGCCGGAAATCTGTCTTCTCACGGTCAGAAGGATTCTTTGTCTGATACTGATATTTTGCACCCGAATATCAATCAAGGGTTTAGCCTTATACTCCAAGATTTTGAGCCGCGATTGTTTCTTGATGAGGAGATGCTTAGCATGTCGTATGGAGGCGAAGATTTGCCCCATCCTACACCCGACGTAGCCTCTGATTTATCCCAAACTAATGGGTTGGTTGATGAGTATTCTCCATCACCTTGTAGTTCAGATTCACCAATAGTCCCATTGGAGCAAGAACAACAATTAAGTAGCAAAGTCTTGGAGAAAGATGCTTATTCTTGCTCATTTAACCAGAAGTACACTGAAAGAATGAGATGGTTTGAAGTTCTTTATCATGACAGATTATGTGGAATAA GGCATTCCATTCAGCACATGATAAATCCAAGTGCCAAAAATTCAAGGCAAAAGATTTTGAGGAGCTTAGAAAGCGATTTGGAGTTGGTTTATGTGGCTAAATTATGCTTGATTTGGGAAGCCCTCCATTATCAATATCGGAAGGTTGAGTCTCTTGCTGCGCTTTCTGATGacatattattatttcatgctGATATTTCAGAGAAGTTCCAAAAATTTAGAATTATACTTGAGAGATTTATGGAGGGCGAAAAATGTCACGAAGACAAGAAATATTTGGACTTCATCTGTGACAGAATTTCCTTCAAGGGTCTCCTCCTGATTCCCGATGTTACag GATGTGTGAAGAAAGAAGAAAATATGAGGATGGTAGGAGAAGTCATGATGAAGGCAAATGAAGTGTTGAAGGCCATTGAGAAATGCACACAAGTTTTTCGGTTATATGTCGAAAGAGATCATAAAAAGGAGAAAAAATATGTAAGGAGAATATTTAAGGAAATCTCGTGGAGGACTCGTCCGCCGGTGGAAGACCCCCGAGATCTACACCTTCTATATGACCTAACCAATGCACTGAGGAAG AAACTACGACTATTGAATGGCATGCAAGCGAAGAACAAGTGTTGGTTTAGGAGAAGAGTGAAACCAGTGCAGGAAGAATCCGATGACAAGAATATGGACCTTGTTTTTGGCACGATCGATCTGGAGTTGGTGCGAAAAGTAACCAAGATGCCGACGATTTCTACGTCTCACTTGACATGGTGCCAACACAAACTTAGCAACGTAGAATTCAAACAAGGGAGAATATTTAGGACACCTACCACTTGCTTGTTTCCTTCTTCATGA
- the LOC142539537 gene encoding zinc-finger homeodomain protein 8-like, translating to MDHPLSNSTPSNATVLKTPEADSETSTRIQPASKPSPFSNGVLKRHAPLHIHHGGVYGFGGHHPVVVTYKECLKNHAASLGGHAVDGCGEFMPSPASNPAEPTSLKCAACGCHRNFHRREPDEPPLVLPNATPALEYQPHHRHHPLPPVVAFNRGNSSSPNNSPSPPPISTSYYPSAPHMLLALSHGLSGPPPDSNQPIPISINASSTPLSSSPNGRKRFRTKFTQDQKGRMFELAERIGWKMQKKDEDLISEFCSETVIDRGVFKVWMHNNKSTLAKKDQPQPQLTNNLTDKSPNTNGIDYGSIGGTSSTDAASTAVHHHESNNDMKHIIHGQDLSHTAHVLGTNGSSSSS from the coding sequence ATGGATCACCCGTTGAGCAATTCAACACCCAGTAATGCGACTGTGCTCAAGACTCCGGAAGCTGACAGCGAAACTTCGACCAGGATCCAGCCCGCCAGCAAGCCGTCTCCCTTCAGCAACGGCGTGCTGAAGCGTCACGCGCCGCTGCACATCCACCACGGTGGTGTTTATGGTTTCGGCGGCCACCATCCCGTGGTGGTAACTTACAAGGAATGCTTGAAGAACCACGCCGCGAGCCTCGGGGGCCATGCCGTCGATGGCTGTGGTGAGTTTATGCCGTCTCCTGCGTCCAACCCGGCGGAACCCACCTCGCTGAAATGTGCGGCGTGCGGTTGTCACCGAAACTTCCACCGCCGGGAGCCTGATGAGCCGCCGCTTGTTCTGCCGAATGCTACTCCGGCTTTGGAGTACCAGCCCCACCACCGCCACCACCCTCTCCCTCCGGTTGTCGCTTTTAACCGCGGTAACAGCAGCAGCCCGAACAATTCCCCGTCCCCCCCGCCGATCTCTACCTCGTACTACCCATCGGCGCCCCATATGTTACTCGCGCTGAGCCATGGCTTGTCCGGCCCGCCTCCGGACAGCAACCAGCCAATTCCCATCTCCATAAACGCTTCTTCCACCCCTCTCTCGTCCAGCCCAAACGGCCGCAAGCGTTTCCGGACGAAGTTCACGCAGGATCAGAAGGGGAGAATGTTCGAACTCGCTGAAAGAATCGGCTGGAAAATGCAGAAAAAAGACGAGGATTTGATCTCAGAATTCTGCAGCGAAACCGTGATCGACAGAGGGGTTTTCAAAGTGTGGATGCACAATAACAAGAGCACACTGGCCAAAAAAGATCAACCTCAACCCCAGTTAACTAACAATCTTACTGATAAATCCCCCAACACTAATGGCATCGACTACGGTTCCATCGGTGGCACCTCCTCCACAGATGCCGCCTCCACCGCCGTCCACCACCATGAAAGCAATAAtgacatgaaacacatcatccATGGACAAGATTTGAGCCACACTGCTCATGTTCTGGGCACTAAtgggtcttcttcttcttcttga
- the LOC142539536 gene encoding structural maintenance of chromosomes protein 4 isoform X1: protein MESTTVNADEFMAEPTRPASGAARLFIKEMVMKNFKSYAGEQRVGPFHKSFSAVVGPNGSGKSNVIDAMLFVFGKRAKQMRLNKVSELIHNSTNHQNLDSASVSVHFQDITDKDDGSYEAVPGSDFAITRVAFRDNSSKYYINDRASNFTEVTKLLKGKGVDLDNNRFLILQGEVEQISLMKPKAQGSHDEGFLEYLEDIIGTNKYVEKIDESFKELEALNEKRTGVVQMVKLAEKERENLEGVKNEAEAYMLKELSMLKWQEKATNLASENNATELEKLRENVLSLEENVKIERQKIKENTKTLKELEDLHVKYMKTQEELDSGLRHCKDEFKEFERQDLKYREDFKHLKQKIKKVDDKLDKDSTKIADITRECEESQNLIPQLEEGIPKLQKLLVDEEKILEEIKENSRAETEVFRSELADVRAELEPWEKQLIESRGKLEVAMTEKNLLNEKHGAGRAAYEEAQKQISELEKSIETKSLVVKTIQNDLKRHKLEASESHKVEQECIKEQERLIPLEQTARLKVTDLLSTMESEKNHGSVLKAILLAKESNHIHGIYGRMGDLGAIDAKYDVAISTACPGLDYIVVETTAAAQACVELLRSKDLGVATFMILEKQVEHMPRLKENVVTPEGVPRLFDLIKVQDERMKLAFYAALRNTVLAVDIDQATRIAYGGKTEFWRIVTLDGALFEKSGTMTGGGNRPRGGKMGSSIRVASVSGEAVANAEKELSAFVESLSNLRSEISGAVKSYQASEKTIAHLEMELAKSQKEAHSLKLQHDDLEKQMDSLKAASVPIKDEVDRLEELGNIICAEEKEINRLMLGSKQLKEKALELQNKIENAGGEKLKNKKSAVSKIQSDIDKSSTEINRRKVQIETGQKMIKKLTKGIEESKNEKARLTQEREKLRFTFTEIEQKAFTVQENYKKTQELIDQHKDVLNKAKSDYEKLKKTVDELRATEVDADYKLQDMKKTCKELDIKGKGYKKKLDDLQIAFSKQMEQIQKDMVEAEKVQATLNDVTLGETCDLKRAIEMVALIEAQLKDMNPNLDSIAEYRKKVSSYNQRVEELNLVTQQRDDIKKQYDDWRKRRLDEFMAGFNTISLKLKEMYQMITLGGDAELELVDSLDPFSEGVVFSVRPPKKSWKNIANLSGGEKTLSSLALVFALHHYKPTPLYVMDEIDAALDFKNVSIVGHYVKDRTKDAQFIIISLRNNMFELADRLVGIYKTDNCTKSITINPGSFAVCEQAS, encoded by the exons ATGGAATCAACTACTGTGAACGCCGACGAGTTCATGGCCGAACCCACTCGGCCAGCGTCCGGAGCAGCGAGACTATTTATCAAGGAGATGGTGATGAAGAATTTCAAATCCTATGCAGGCGAACAGCGTGTTGGCCCTTTTCACAAG AGCTTCTCTGCGGTGGTTGGTCCGAATGGAAGCGGGAAGAGCAATGTGATAGATGCGATGCTGTTCGTATTTGGGAAACGAGCTAAACAG ATGCGTCTTAATAAAGTGTCAGAGCTTATTCATAATTCAACAAATCATCAGAATCTGGACAGCGCTTCTGTATCAGTTCACTTTCAGGATATCACTGATAAG GATGATGGAAGTTATGAAGCTGTTCCTGGAAGTGATTTTGCAATTACTCGAGTTGCATTCCGCGACAACTCCTCTAAATACTACATTAATGATCGAGCAAGTAACTTTACAGAGGTGACCAAGCTGTTAAAAGGAAAAGGTGTCGACCTTGATAACAACCGTTTCTTAATTCTCCAG GGTGAAGTCGAGCAAATATCATTAATGAAGCCAAAGGCCCAGGGATCCCATGATGAAGGTTTTCTTGAGTATCTTGAGGATATAATTGGAACTAACAAATATGTAGAGAAGATTGATGAATCTTTTAAAGA ACTGGAAGCACTTAATGAGAAAAGGACTGGAGTGGTTCAGATGGTAAAGTTAGCtgagaaagaaagagagaacttGGAG GGAGTGAAGAATGAGGCAGAAGCCTACATGCTTAAAGAATTGTCTATGTTGAAATGGCAAGAAAAAGCTACCAATCTGGCCTCTGAAAATAATGCAACTGAACTAGAGAAGCTGCGGGAAAATGTTCTGAGCCTGGAAGAAAATGTGAAGATTGAAAG gcaaaaaattaaagaaaataccAAAACATTGAAAGAACTTGAAGATTTGCATGTGAAGTATATGAAGACACAAGAG GAACTAGATAGTGGACTCAGGCATTGCAAGGATGAGTTTAAGGAATTTGAAAGGCAGGACTTGAAGTATCGGGAAGATTTTAAGCATTTGaagcaaaagataaaaaaagttGATGATAAGCTAGACAAG GATTCTACCAAAATTGCTGATATTACTCGAGAGTGTGAGGAGTCTCAGAATTTGATTCCTCAGCTTGAGGAAGGCATCCCCAAACTTCAAAAGCTTTTAGTTGATGAGGAAAAAATAttggaagaaataaaggaaaattcTAGAG CTGAGACGGAAGTTTTCCGTAGTGAGCTTGCTGATGTTCGTGCCGAACTAGAACCTTGGGAAAAACAATTGATTGAGAGTAGAGGAAAACTTGAAGTTGCAATGACCGAGAAAAATCTTTTGAATGAAAAG CACGGAGCTGGTCGTGCTGCTTATGAAGAAGCACAGAAGCAGATAAGTGAATTGGAAAAGAGTATTGAGACCAAGTCTTTAGTTGTTAAGACTATTCAAAATGACCTAAAGAGACATAAACTTGAAGCATCTGAATCTCATAAAGTAGAGCAA GAATGCATCAAAGAACAAGAAAGGTTGATTCCTTTGGAGCAAACTGCAAGACTAAAGGTTACTGACCTTTTATCCACTATGGAATCTGAAAAGAATCATGGATCTGTTTTAAAAGCAATACTGCTAGCTAAGGAATCAAACCATATTCATGGAATATATGGCCGAATGGGAGATCTAGGAGCTATTGATG CAAAATATGATGTTGCCATATCAACTGCATGTCCTGGATTAGATTATATCGTTGTTGAGACAACTGCTGCAGCCCAAGCATGCGTGGAGTTGCTTCGTAGCAAAGATCTTGGTGTTGCAACTTTTATGATTTTG GAGAAACAAGTTGAACATATGCCTAGATTGAAGGAAAATGTGGTTACACCAGAAGGAGTTCCACGCctatttgatttgattaaggTTCAGGATGAGAGGATGAAGCTTGCTTTCTATGCAGCACTAAGGAACACAGTTCTGGCTGTGGATATTGATCAG GCAACGCGCATTGCTTATGGTGGAAAGACGGAATTCTGGCGTATCGTAACACTTGATGGTGCACTTTTTGAAAAATCTGGTACTATGACTGGTGGGGGGAACAGGCCACGTGGAGGTAAAATGGGTTCATCTATTCGAGTTGCCAGTGTGTCAGGAGAAGCAGTTGCAAATGCTGAAAAGGAGCTTTCCGCTTTTGTTGAAAGCCTAAGTAATCTACGCAGCGAAATTTCTGGTGCTGTAAAGAGTTATCAAGCCTCTGAGAAAACAATAGCACACCTGGAAATGGAATTAGCAAAAAGTCAAAAGGAG GCGCACAGTCTGAAATTGCAACATGATGATCTAGAAAAACAAATGGATTCCCTCAAGGCGGCTTCTGTCCCAATCAAGGATGAGGTTGATAGGCTAGAGGAGTTGGGTAACATAATATGTGCTGAAGAGAAAGAAATCAATAGGCTTATGCTTGGTTCAAAACAGCTGAAGGAGAAG GCTTTGGAGCTTCAGAATAAAATAGAAAATGCTGGCGgagaaaaattgaaaaacaagaAGTCTGCAGTTAGCAAAATTCAGTCT GATATTGATAAAAGTAGCACTGAAATCAACCGCCGCAAAGTTCAAATAGAGACAGGCCAGAAAATGATTAAGAAACTGACAAAGGGAATTGAAGAGTCAAAAAATGAGAAGGCACGTCTTACTCAGGAAAGGGAGAAGCTACGTTTCACCTTTACAGAAATTGAGCAGAAAGCTTTTACTGTTCAAGAGAATTATAAGAAAACGCAGGAG TTAATTGATCAACACAAAGATGTCCTCAATAAAGCAAAATCTGACTATGAAAAACTGAAGAAAACTGTGGATGAACTGCGGGCAACTGAG GTTGATGCTGACTACAAGTTACAAGATATGAAGAAAACCTGTAAAGAGTTGGATATTAAGGGGAAAGGATACAAGAAAAAACTTGATGATCTACAAATTGCTTTTTCAAAGCAAATGGAACA GATTCAGAAGGATATGGTGGAGGCAGAAAAGGTTCAAGCAACATTGAATGACGTTACTCTTGGTGAGACATGTGACCTTAAGAGGGCAATTGAGATGGTGGCCCTTATCGAAGCTCAACTTAAAGACATGAATCCTAATCTTGACTCGATTGCAGA GTACCGGAAAAAAGTATCCTCGTACAATCAGCGTGTTGAAGAACTTAATTTAGTTACTCAACAGCGTGATGATATAAAGAAGCAATATGATGATTGGAGGAAGAGGAg GTTAGACGAGTTTATGGCTGGTTTCAACACAATATCATTGAAACTAAAAGAGATGTATCAG ATGATTACTCTGGGAGGTGACGCAGAACTGGAGTTAGTTGATTCCTTGGATCCTTTTTCTGAAGGTGTTGTATTCAGCGTCAGACCTCCCAAGAAGAGCTGGAAGAATATAGCCAACTTATCTGGTGGTGAAAAG ACACTCAGCTCGTTAGCTCTTGTTTTTGCTCTGCACCACTACAAGCCTACTCCACTGTACGTGATGGACGAAATTGATGCCGCTTTAG ATTTCAAGAATGTTTCGATTGTCGGGCATTATGTGAAAGATCGTACCAAGGATGCACAATTTATCATCATAAG CCTCCGAAATAACATGTTTGAGCTAGCCGATCGACTTGTTGGAATCTACAAAACCGATAATTGCACCAAAAGTATTACAATCAACCCCGGAAGCTTCGCGGTTTGTGAGCAGGCTTCTTGA
- the LOC142539536 gene encoding structural maintenance of chromosomes protein 4 isoform X2, whose amino-acid sequence MESTTVNADEFMAEPTRPASGAARLFIKEMVMKNFKSYAGEQRVGPFHKSFSAVVGPNGSGKSNVIDAMLFVFGKRAKQMRLNKVSELIHNSTNHQNLDSASVSVHFQDITDKDDGSYEAVPGSDFAITRVAFRDNSSKYYINDRASNFTEVTKLLKGKGVDLDNNRFLILQGEVEQISLMKPKAQGSHDEGFLEYLEDIIGTNKYVEKIDESFKELEALNEKRTGVVQMVKLAEKERENLEGVKNEAEAYMLKELSMLKWQEKATNLASENNATELEKLRENVLSLEENVKIERQKIKENTKTLKELEDLHVKYMKTQEELDSGLRHCKDEFKEFERQDLKYREDFKHLKQKIKKVDDKLDKDSTKIADITRECEESQNLIPQLEEGIPKLQKLLVDEEKILEEIKENSRAETEVFRSELADVRAELEPWEKQLIESRGKLEVAMTEKNLLNEKHGAGRAAYEEAQKQISELEKSIETKSLVVKTIQNDLKRHKLEASESHKVEQECIKEQERLIPLEQTARLKVTDLLSTMESEKNHGSVLKAILLAKESNHIHGIYGRMGDLGAIDAKYDVAISTACPGLDYIVVETTAAAQACVELLRSKDLGVATFMILEKQVEHMPRLKENVVTPEGVPRLFDLIKVQDERMKLAFYAALRNTVLAVDIDQATRIAYGGKTEFWRIVTLDGALFEKSGTMTGGGNRPRGGKMGSSIRVASVSGEAVANAEKELSAFVESLSNLRSEISGAVKSYQASEKTIAHLEMELAKSQKEAHSLKLQHDDLEKQMDSLKAASVPIKDEVDRLEELGNIICAEEKEINRLMLGSKQLKEKALELQNKIENAGGEKLKNKKSAVSKIQSDIDKSSTEINRRKVQIETGQKMIKKLTKGIEESKNEKARLTQEREKLRFTFTEIEQKAFTVQENYKKTQELIDQHKDVLNKAKSDYEKLKKTVDELRATEVDADYKLQDMKKTCKELDIKGKGYKKKLDDLQIAFSKQMEQIQKDMVEAEKVQATLNDVTLGETCDLKRAIEMVALIEAQLKDMNPNLDSIAEYRKKVSSYNQRVEELNLVTQQRDDIKKQYDDWRKRR is encoded by the exons ATGGAATCAACTACTGTGAACGCCGACGAGTTCATGGCCGAACCCACTCGGCCAGCGTCCGGAGCAGCGAGACTATTTATCAAGGAGATGGTGATGAAGAATTTCAAATCCTATGCAGGCGAACAGCGTGTTGGCCCTTTTCACAAG AGCTTCTCTGCGGTGGTTGGTCCGAATGGAAGCGGGAAGAGCAATGTGATAGATGCGATGCTGTTCGTATTTGGGAAACGAGCTAAACAG ATGCGTCTTAATAAAGTGTCAGAGCTTATTCATAATTCAACAAATCATCAGAATCTGGACAGCGCTTCTGTATCAGTTCACTTTCAGGATATCACTGATAAG GATGATGGAAGTTATGAAGCTGTTCCTGGAAGTGATTTTGCAATTACTCGAGTTGCATTCCGCGACAACTCCTCTAAATACTACATTAATGATCGAGCAAGTAACTTTACAGAGGTGACCAAGCTGTTAAAAGGAAAAGGTGTCGACCTTGATAACAACCGTTTCTTAATTCTCCAG GGTGAAGTCGAGCAAATATCATTAATGAAGCCAAAGGCCCAGGGATCCCATGATGAAGGTTTTCTTGAGTATCTTGAGGATATAATTGGAACTAACAAATATGTAGAGAAGATTGATGAATCTTTTAAAGA ACTGGAAGCACTTAATGAGAAAAGGACTGGAGTGGTTCAGATGGTAAAGTTAGCtgagaaagaaagagagaacttGGAG GGAGTGAAGAATGAGGCAGAAGCCTACATGCTTAAAGAATTGTCTATGTTGAAATGGCAAGAAAAAGCTACCAATCTGGCCTCTGAAAATAATGCAACTGAACTAGAGAAGCTGCGGGAAAATGTTCTGAGCCTGGAAGAAAATGTGAAGATTGAAAG gcaaaaaattaaagaaaataccAAAACATTGAAAGAACTTGAAGATTTGCATGTGAAGTATATGAAGACACAAGAG GAACTAGATAGTGGACTCAGGCATTGCAAGGATGAGTTTAAGGAATTTGAAAGGCAGGACTTGAAGTATCGGGAAGATTTTAAGCATTTGaagcaaaagataaaaaaagttGATGATAAGCTAGACAAG GATTCTACCAAAATTGCTGATATTACTCGAGAGTGTGAGGAGTCTCAGAATTTGATTCCTCAGCTTGAGGAAGGCATCCCCAAACTTCAAAAGCTTTTAGTTGATGAGGAAAAAATAttggaagaaataaaggaaaattcTAGAG CTGAGACGGAAGTTTTCCGTAGTGAGCTTGCTGATGTTCGTGCCGAACTAGAACCTTGGGAAAAACAATTGATTGAGAGTAGAGGAAAACTTGAAGTTGCAATGACCGAGAAAAATCTTTTGAATGAAAAG CACGGAGCTGGTCGTGCTGCTTATGAAGAAGCACAGAAGCAGATAAGTGAATTGGAAAAGAGTATTGAGACCAAGTCTTTAGTTGTTAAGACTATTCAAAATGACCTAAAGAGACATAAACTTGAAGCATCTGAATCTCATAAAGTAGAGCAA GAATGCATCAAAGAACAAGAAAGGTTGATTCCTTTGGAGCAAACTGCAAGACTAAAGGTTACTGACCTTTTATCCACTATGGAATCTGAAAAGAATCATGGATCTGTTTTAAAAGCAATACTGCTAGCTAAGGAATCAAACCATATTCATGGAATATATGGCCGAATGGGAGATCTAGGAGCTATTGATG CAAAATATGATGTTGCCATATCAACTGCATGTCCTGGATTAGATTATATCGTTGTTGAGACAACTGCTGCAGCCCAAGCATGCGTGGAGTTGCTTCGTAGCAAAGATCTTGGTGTTGCAACTTTTATGATTTTG GAGAAACAAGTTGAACATATGCCTAGATTGAAGGAAAATGTGGTTACACCAGAAGGAGTTCCACGCctatttgatttgattaaggTTCAGGATGAGAGGATGAAGCTTGCTTTCTATGCAGCACTAAGGAACACAGTTCTGGCTGTGGATATTGATCAG GCAACGCGCATTGCTTATGGTGGAAAGACGGAATTCTGGCGTATCGTAACACTTGATGGTGCACTTTTTGAAAAATCTGGTACTATGACTGGTGGGGGGAACAGGCCACGTGGAGGTAAAATGGGTTCATCTATTCGAGTTGCCAGTGTGTCAGGAGAAGCAGTTGCAAATGCTGAAAAGGAGCTTTCCGCTTTTGTTGAAAGCCTAAGTAATCTACGCAGCGAAATTTCTGGTGCTGTAAAGAGTTATCAAGCCTCTGAGAAAACAATAGCACACCTGGAAATGGAATTAGCAAAAAGTCAAAAGGAG GCGCACAGTCTGAAATTGCAACATGATGATCTAGAAAAACAAATGGATTCCCTCAAGGCGGCTTCTGTCCCAATCAAGGATGAGGTTGATAGGCTAGAGGAGTTGGGTAACATAATATGTGCTGAAGAGAAAGAAATCAATAGGCTTATGCTTGGTTCAAAACAGCTGAAGGAGAAG GCTTTGGAGCTTCAGAATAAAATAGAAAATGCTGGCGgagaaaaattgaaaaacaagaAGTCTGCAGTTAGCAAAATTCAGTCT GATATTGATAAAAGTAGCACTGAAATCAACCGCCGCAAAGTTCAAATAGAGACAGGCCAGAAAATGATTAAGAAACTGACAAAGGGAATTGAAGAGTCAAAAAATGAGAAGGCACGTCTTACTCAGGAAAGGGAGAAGCTACGTTTCACCTTTACAGAAATTGAGCAGAAAGCTTTTACTGTTCAAGAGAATTATAAGAAAACGCAGGAG TTAATTGATCAACACAAAGATGTCCTCAATAAAGCAAAATCTGACTATGAAAAACTGAAGAAAACTGTGGATGAACTGCGGGCAACTGAG GTTGATGCTGACTACAAGTTACAAGATATGAAGAAAACCTGTAAAGAGTTGGATATTAAGGGGAAAGGATACAAGAAAAAACTTGATGATCTACAAATTGCTTTTTCAAAGCAAATGGAACA GATTCAGAAGGATATGGTGGAGGCAGAAAAGGTTCAAGCAACATTGAATGACGTTACTCTTGGTGAGACATGTGACCTTAAGAGGGCAATTGAGATGGTGGCCCTTATCGAAGCTCAACTTAAAGACATGAATCCTAATCTTGACTCGATTGCAGA GTACCGGAAAAAAGTATCCTCGTACAATCAGCGTGTTGAAGAACTTAATTTAGTTACTCAACAGCGTGATGATATAAAGAAGCAATATGATGATTGGAGGAAGAGGAg ATGA